One genomic window of Punica granatum isolate Tunisia-2019 chromosome 1, ASM765513v2, whole genome shotgun sequence includes the following:
- the LOC116213395 gene encoding protein CURVATURE THYLAKOID 1D, chloroplastic, with protein MVLPSTCCCFSNSLPTHVPSQGWFLPRKQLPRIGPQPAANLHSSNRLAFHRLSLRATTSEDASSGANQYVGEDRDTITASAVEVDVEEKPAAPQNSFAEGFSPAASNEEPPPPDGQAQSFELLENIDLKFDSEDTLSIALYGSGALVALWLASAVVGAIDSIPLLPKLLEVVGLGYTVWFTWRYLIFKKNREEFLAKISELKQEVLGSKDD; from the exons ATGGTGCTTCCCAGTACGTGCTGCTGCTTCTCCAATTCATTGCCCACGCACGTCCCCTCCCAAGGGTGGTTTCTTCCAAGGAAGCAGCTCCCGAGGATCGGTCCTCAACCAGCTGCGAATCTGCATTCCTCCAACA GGTTGGCATTTCATAGACTGTCACTGAGGGCAACAACCTCCGAGGACGCGTCTAGTGGGGCGAACCAGTATGTCGGTGAAGACCGTGACACCATCACTGCAAGTGCAGTCGAAGTGGACGTGGAAGAGAAGCCAGCAGCCCCGCAGAATTCGTTTGCTGAAGGCTTCTCACCGGCAGCATCCAATGAGGAGCCACCGCCCCCTGATGGGCAGGCACAGTCATTTGAGTTGTTGGAGAACATCGACTTAAAG TTTGATTCTGAAGACACCCTCTCTATTGCTCTATATGGTAGCGGCGCTCTGGTGGCCCTATGGTTAGCATCAGCTGTTGTTGGGGCAATCGATTCTATTCCTCTG TTGCCTAAGCTATTGGAGGTGGTTGGTCTGGGATACACTGTGTGGTTCACATGGCGCTACCTGATTTTCAAG AAAAACAGAGAGGAATTTTTAGCGAAAATCAGCGAGCTGAAGCAGGAGGTTCTTGGCTCAAAGGATGACTGA
- the LOC116192221 gene encoding very-long-chain (3R)-3-hydroxyacyl-CoA dehydratase PASTICCINO 2A — translation MAGFLSVLRRLYLSVYNWAVFVGWLQVLVLAVKTLKESGHEQVYSAVERPLQLSQTAAVLEIIHGLVGLVRSPITATLPQISSRLYLTWGILYSFPETQNHILVSSLVISWSITEIIRYSFFGMKEALGFAPSWLLWLRYSTFLVLYPTGITSEVGLIYIALPYIKNSEKYCIRMPNKWNFSFDYYYAAILALGIYVPGSPHMYGYMLAQRKRALSKSKRE, via the exons ATGGCGGGATTCCTCTCGGTGCTGAGGCGCCTCTACCTCTCCGTCTACAACTGGGCCGTCTTCGTTGGATG GCTTCAGGTGCTGGTTCTGGCTGTCAAGACGCTCAAGGAATCGGGCCACGAGCAGGTCTACAGTGCTGTTGAGCGGCCGCTCCAGCTCTCGCAGACCGCCGCCGTGTTGGAG ATCATCCATGGCCTTGTTG GTTTAGTTAGATCGCCCATAACTGCCACATTACCCCAGATCAGTTCAAGGTTGTACTTAACTTGGGGCATTCTGTATAGTTTTCCAGAG ACACAAAACCATATACTGGTTAGCTCTTTAGTGATTAGCTGGTCCATCACTGAG ATTATTCGATATTCCTTCTTCGGCATGAAAGAGGCACTTGGTTTCGCACCCTCATGGCTATTGTGGCTGAG GTATAGCACATTTTTGGTACTGTACCCTACTGGCATCACCAGTGAAGTTGGTTTAATATATATTGCCCTGCCTTACATCAAG AATTCTGAAAAGTACTGCATCAGAATGCCCAACAAATGGAACTTTTCCTTCGACTACTACTATGCTGCAATCCTTGCCCTCGGTATCTATGTCCCAG GAAGTCCTCACATGTACGGTTACATGCTCGCCCAAAGGAAAAGGGCTTTATCAAAATCGAAGAGAGAGTAG
- the LOC116208134 gene encoding kinesin-like protein KIN-14B isoform X1, which yields MADPRNRWKWEVSGFEPRKSSSFDADDHQRTTTPPLVRRYSISSASSPSQHALTSKVQRLRDNVKLARENYMELRQEASELQEYSNVKLERVTRYLGVLADKTRKLDQAALETEGRIAPLISEKRRLFNDLVTTKGNIKVFCRARPLFEEEGPSVIEFPDEFTIRVNTGDDNAANPKKDFEFDRVYGPHVGQAELFNDVQPLVQSALDGYNVSIFAYGQTNSGKTYTMEGSNHDRGLYARCFEELFDLANSDTTAASRFEFSVTAFELRNEQGRDLLSGSGKILPKICMGSLDSFVELNQEKVDAPLDFSRVLKEALQSWGDDAVKLNVSHLVVTIHISYSNLISGEKSYSKLSLVKLAGSESLNVKDDSGERVTELLHAMKSLSALGDVLSSLTSKKDTVPYENSVLTKVLADSLGGNSKTLLLVTVSPTATSLTETISSLNFASRARNAVPSLGNRDTIKKWRDIANDARKELYEKEKEMQDLKQEVVGLKQALKDANDQCVLLFNEVQKAWKVSYTLQSDLKSENLMLSDKHSIEKEQNVQLKNQVTQMLQVEQEQKMQLQQRDSTIQSLQAKIRSIENQLSEALRSNESRSKFGPDSGNGVQTGGDADSSTVTRKLEEELKKRDALIERLHEENEKLFDRLTEKASLAGSPQLSSPLSRGAANVQSRNDSANSKGRSVDVPVSSVTEKTETSVALVKSSSDKVKSTPAGEYLTAALNDFDPDQYDSLAAISDGANKLLMLVLAAVIKAGASREHEILAEIRDAVFSFIRKMEPKRVMDTMLVSRVRILYIRSLLARSPELQSIKVSPVECFLEKANSGRSRSSSRGSSPGRSPARYVDEQIQGFKVNIKPEKKSKFSSVVLKLRGIDQETWRQHVTGGKLREITEEAKSFAVGNKSLAALFVHTPAGELQRQIRSWLAENFEFLSITGDDALGGTAGQLELLSTAIMDGWMAGLGAAMPPNTDALGQLLSEYTKRVYTSQLQHLKDIAGTLATEEAEDSAHVTKLRSALESVDHKRRKILQQMRNDEALLALEGGGSPVRNPSTAAEDARLASLISLDSILKLVKDIIRQTSVKSLRRSKKKALLTSLDELTERMPSLLEIDHPCARKQIADARRAVESTPEEDDQVESNPSRTAELGSSGETDVAQWNVLQFNTGSTTPFIIKCGANSNSELVIKADARVQEPKGGEIVRVVPRPSVLENLSLEDMKQIFSQLPEALSLLALARTADGTRARYSRLYRTLAMKVPSLRDLIGELEKGGVLKDVRP from the exons ATGGCGGACCCGAGGAACCGGTGGAAGTGGGAGGTGAGCGGCTTCGAGCCGAGGAAGTCCTCCTCCTTCGACGCGGACGATCACCAGCGGACGACCACCCCCCCGCTGGTCCGCCGGTACTCGATCTCCTCCGCCTCCTCGCCTTCTCAGCACGCCCTCACCTCCAAGGTCCAGCGCCTCCGCGACAATGTCAAG CTCGCGAGGGAGAATTACATGGAGCTGAGGCAGGAAGCGAGTGAGCTGCAGGAGTATTCCAATGTTAAGCTCGAGCGAGTTACACGTTACCTCGGTGTACTGGCTGATAAGACACGGAAGCTAG ATCAAGCTGCTCTGGAGACTGAGGGTCGAATAGCTCCTCTGATCAGTGAGAAGAGAAGGTTGTTCAATGACTTGGTGACCACCAAAG GGAATATAAAGGTGTTTTGTCGTGCAAGACCCTTATTTGAAGAAGAGGGTCCTTCCGTGATTGAATTTCCCGATGAATTTACCATTCGTGTGAATACTGGTGATGATAATGCTGCCAATCCCAAGAAGGATTTCGAATTTGATCGAGTTTATGGGCCTCATGTTGGACAAG CGGAACTTTTTAATGACGTCCAACCTTTAGTACAGTCAGCTCTTGATGGGTATAATGTTTCCATATTTGCCTATGGACAGACTAACTCCGGGAAGACATACACAATG gAAGGATCTAACCATGATCGTGGTCTATATGCTCGATGTTTTGAGGAGCTTTTTGATTTAGCCAATTCAGATACAACTGCTGCTTCTCGATTTGAATTCTCAGTCACTGCTTTTGAGCTTCGCAATGAACAG GGAAGGGATTTGCTTTCAGGATCAGGGAAAATTTTACCGAAGATCTGCATGGGTTCCTTAGATTCTTTTGTAGAACTGAATCAGGAGAAGGTTGACGCCCCGTTGGATTTCTCTCGGGTACTGAAAGAGGCACTTCAAAGCTGGGGAGATGATGCTGTAAAGTTAAATGTTTCACATTT AGTTGTCACGATACACATATCCTACAGCAACCTTATCAGTGGAGAGAAATCGTATAGCAAGCTTTCTCTTGTGAAGTTGGCAGGAAGCGAGAGTCTGAATGTGAAAGATGATAGTGGGGAGCGGGTGACAGAACTTCTACATGCTATGAAATCACTTTCAGC GCTGGGAGATGTCTTGTCTTCACTGACTTCCAAGAAGGATACTGTTCCATATGAAAATTCAGTGCTGACTAAAGTACTGGCCGACTCATTAG GTGGAAACTCAAAGACATTGCTGCTAGTGACCGTGTCTCCCACTGCTACAAGTTTAACAGAGACTATCTCATCTCTTAATTTTGCTTCAAGAGCGCGAAATGCGGTACCTAGCCTTGGAAACCGGGACACGATAAAGAAATGGCGAGATATT GCAAATGATGCTCGGAAGGAGCTGtatgagaaagagaaagaaatgcAAGATCTGAAACAAGAGGTGGTTGGACTAAAACAAGCACTGAAAGATGCAAATGACCAATGTGTACTTCTCTTCAATGAAGTACAGAAAGCGTGGAAAGTTTCTTACACTTTGCAATCTGATTTGAAG TCAGAGAATCTAATGCTGTCTGATAAGCATAGTATCGAGAAGGAGCAGAATGTGCAGCTCAAGAATCAGGTAACTCAAATGTTGCAGGTGGAGCAGGAGCAGAAGATGCAGCTGCAACAGCGGGATTCTACAATTCAATCCTTGCAA GCTAAAATCAGAAGTATTGAGAATCAGCTGAGTGAAGCCCTTCGTTCAAATGAAAGTAGATCAAAATTTGGCCCAGATTCAGGGAATGGAGTACAAACAGGTGGGGATGCCGATTCTTCTACAGTGACCCGGAAACTCGAGGAAGAGCTTAAAAAACGGGACGCATTGATTGAG AGATTGCATGAAGAGAATGAGAAACTATTTGACAGACTTACAGAAAAAGCATCACTAGCTGGCTCACCGCAG tTATCAAGTCCACTATCTAGAGGAGCAGCAAATGTGCAGTCTAG GAATGATAGTGCCAACAGTAAAGGGCGTTCTGTTGATGTTCCAGTGTCATCTGTGACAGAAAAGACCGAGACCTCTGTTGCTTTAGTAAAATCTAGTTCTGACAAAGTGAAAAGTACTCCTGCAGGGGAATATCTTACTGCTGCCTTGAATGACTTTGATCCTGATCAATATGATAGTCTTGCTGCAATTTCTGATGGAGCGAACAAATTATTGATGTTG GTTTTGGCTGCAGTTATTAAAGCAGGTGCTTCTAGAGAGCATGAAATACTTGCTGAGATTAGGGATGCTGTCTTCTCTTTTATACGTAAAATGGAACCTAAAAGAGTAATGGATACCATGCTTGTTTCTCGTGTTAGGATTTTGTATATCAGATCCTTGCTTGCTAGGTCACCTGAGCTTCAATCCATCAAG GTATCCCCTGTTGAATGCTTCTTAGAAAAGGCAAATTCTGGGCGTAGTAGGAGTTCTAGCCGTGGTAGTAGCCCTGGAAGGTCTCCCGCGCGGTATGTTGATGAGCAAATCCAGGGTTTCAAAGTGAACATAAAGCCGGAAAAGAAATCAAAGTTTTCCTCTGTGGTATTGAAGCTTCGAGGTATTGACCAG GAGACCTGGAGGCAGCATGTAACTGGAGGAAAACTTAGAGAAATTACAGAGGAGGCCAAAAGTTTTGCTGTCGGAAACAAGTCTCTTGCTGCTCTTTTTGTCCACACCCCTGCTGGTGAGCTGCAACGGCAAATCAGATCTTGGCTTGCTGAGAACTTTGAGTTTCTCTCTATTACTGGTGATGATGCTCTGGGAGGAACGGCTGGCCAATTAGAGCTTCTCTCTACTGCAATTATGGATGGTTGGATGGCGGGACTTGGTGCGGCTATGCCTCCCAATACGGATGCTCTAGGCCAGCTTCTGTCGGAGTACACAAAGCGTGTTTACACTTCACAATTGCAACATTTGAAG GACATTGCTGGCACCTTGGCAACAGAAGAGGCAGAGGACTCGGCACATGTAACGAAACTGCGTTCGGCCCTTGAATCAGTTGATCATAAGAGAAGAAAG ATTTTGCAACAAATGAGAAATGACGAGGCCTTGCTAGCACTGGAAGGTGGCGGTTCACCTGTTCGGAATCCTTCTACTGCTGCTGAAGATGCAAGATTAGCTTCTCTGATTTCCCTTGATAGCATTTTGAAGCTAGTCAAG GATATAATAAGGCAAACGTCTGTGAAGTCCTTGAGGAGAAGCAAGAAGAAGGCATTGTTGACATCCTTAGACGAGCTTACGGAGAGGATGCCTTCTCTCCTTGAAATTGATCATCCCTGTGCGCGGAAGCAAATTGCAGATGCTCGTCGTGCAGTTGAG TCGACCCCCGAGGAAGATGACCAAGTGGAATCTAACCCTTCTCGAACTGCTGAGCTGGGGTCTTCTGGAGAAACCGATGTGGCGCAATGGAATGTGCTGCAGTTCAACACGGGTTCAACAACGCCGTTCATCATCAAGTGTGGGGCAAATTCGAACTCAGAGCTAGTGATCAAAGCAGACGCCCGAGTCCAGGAACCCAAGGGCGGTGAGATTGTGAGAGTAGTCCCGAGACCTTCTGTCCTTGAGAACCTCAGCTTGGAGGATATGAAACAGATATTCTCTCAGCTCCCTGAGGCCCTGAGCTTGCTTGCCTTAGCTAGGACCGCTGATGGGACACGTGCCAGGTACTCAAGACTGTACCGCACGCTTGCTATGAAGGTCCCCTCTCTTAGGGACCTGATTGGTGAGTTAGAAAAAGGTGGTGTCTTAAAGGACGTGCGGCCGTGA
- the LOC116208134 gene encoding kinesin-like protein KIN-14B isoform X2 has protein sequence MEGSNHDRGLYARCFEELFDLANSDTTAASRFEFSVTAFELRNEQGRDLLSGSGKILPKICMGSLDSFVELNQEKVDAPLDFSRVLKEALQSWGDDAVKLNVSHLVVTIHISYSNLISGEKSYSKLSLVKLAGSESLNVKDDSGERVTELLHAMKSLSALGDVLSSLTSKKDTVPYENSVLTKVLADSLGGNSKTLLLVTVSPTATSLTETISSLNFASRARNAVPSLGNRDTIKKWRDIANDARKELYEKEKEMQDLKQEVVGLKQALKDANDQCVLLFNEVQKAWKVSYTLQSDLKSENLMLSDKHSIEKEQNVQLKNQVTQMLQVEQEQKMQLQQRDSTIQSLQAKIRSIENQLSEALRSNESRSKFGPDSGNGVQTGGDADSSTVTRKLEEELKKRDALIERLHEENEKLFDRLTEKASLAGSPQLSSPLSRGAANVQSRNDSANSKGRSVDVPVSSVTEKTETSVALVKSSSDKVKSTPAGEYLTAALNDFDPDQYDSLAAISDGANKLLMLVLAAVIKAGASREHEILAEIRDAVFSFIRKMEPKRVMDTMLVSRVRILYIRSLLARSPELQSIKVSPVECFLEKANSGRSRSSSRGSSPGRSPARYVDEQIQGFKVNIKPEKKSKFSSVVLKLRGIDQETWRQHVTGGKLREITEEAKSFAVGNKSLAALFVHTPAGELQRQIRSWLAENFEFLSITGDDALGGTAGQLELLSTAIMDGWMAGLGAAMPPNTDALGQLLSEYTKRVYTSQLQHLKDIAGTLATEEAEDSAHVTKLRSALESVDHKRRKILQQMRNDEALLALEGGGSPVRNPSTAAEDARLASLISLDSILKLVKDIIRQTSVKSLRRSKKKALLTSLDELTERMPSLLEIDHPCARKQIADARRAVESTPEEDDQVESNPSRTAELGSSGETDVAQWNVLQFNTGSTTPFIIKCGANSNSELVIKADARVQEPKGGEIVRVVPRPSVLENLSLEDMKQIFSQLPEALSLLALARTADGTRARYSRLYRTLAMKVPSLRDLIGELEKGGVLKDVRP, from the exons ATG gAAGGATCTAACCATGATCGTGGTCTATATGCTCGATGTTTTGAGGAGCTTTTTGATTTAGCCAATTCAGATACAACTGCTGCTTCTCGATTTGAATTCTCAGTCACTGCTTTTGAGCTTCGCAATGAACAG GGAAGGGATTTGCTTTCAGGATCAGGGAAAATTTTACCGAAGATCTGCATGGGTTCCTTAGATTCTTTTGTAGAACTGAATCAGGAGAAGGTTGACGCCCCGTTGGATTTCTCTCGGGTACTGAAAGAGGCACTTCAAAGCTGGGGAGATGATGCTGTAAAGTTAAATGTTTCACATTT AGTTGTCACGATACACATATCCTACAGCAACCTTATCAGTGGAGAGAAATCGTATAGCAAGCTTTCTCTTGTGAAGTTGGCAGGAAGCGAGAGTCTGAATGTGAAAGATGATAGTGGGGAGCGGGTGACAGAACTTCTACATGCTATGAAATCACTTTCAGC GCTGGGAGATGTCTTGTCTTCACTGACTTCCAAGAAGGATACTGTTCCATATGAAAATTCAGTGCTGACTAAAGTACTGGCCGACTCATTAG GTGGAAACTCAAAGACATTGCTGCTAGTGACCGTGTCTCCCACTGCTACAAGTTTAACAGAGACTATCTCATCTCTTAATTTTGCTTCAAGAGCGCGAAATGCGGTACCTAGCCTTGGAAACCGGGACACGATAAAGAAATGGCGAGATATT GCAAATGATGCTCGGAAGGAGCTGtatgagaaagagaaagaaatgcAAGATCTGAAACAAGAGGTGGTTGGACTAAAACAAGCACTGAAAGATGCAAATGACCAATGTGTACTTCTCTTCAATGAAGTACAGAAAGCGTGGAAAGTTTCTTACACTTTGCAATCTGATTTGAAG TCAGAGAATCTAATGCTGTCTGATAAGCATAGTATCGAGAAGGAGCAGAATGTGCAGCTCAAGAATCAGGTAACTCAAATGTTGCAGGTGGAGCAGGAGCAGAAGATGCAGCTGCAACAGCGGGATTCTACAATTCAATCCTTGCAA GCTAAAATCAGAAGTATTGAGAATCAGCTGAGTGAAGCCCTTCGTTCAAATGAAAGTAGATCAAAATTTGGCCCAGATTCAGGGAATGGAGTACAAACAGGTGGGGATGCCGATTCTTCTACAGTGACCCGGAAACTCGAGGAAGAGCTTAAAAAACGGGACGCATTGATTGAG AGATTGCATGAAGAGAATGAGAAACTATTTGACAGACTTACAGAAAAAGCATCACTAGCTGGCTCACCGCAG tTATCAAGTCCACTATCTAGAGGAGCAGCAAATGTGCAGTCTAG GAATGATAGTGCCAACAGTAAAGGGCGTTCTGTTGATGTTCCAGTGTCATCTGTGACAGAAAAGACCGAGACCTCTGTTGCTTTAGTAAAATCTAGTTCTGACAAAGTGAAAAGTACTCCTGCAGGGGAATATCTTACTGCTGCCTTGAATGACTTTGATCCTGATCAATATGATAGTCTTGCTGCAATTTCTGATGGAGCGAACAAATTATTGATGTTG GTTTTGGCTGCAGTTATTAAAGCAGGTGCTTCTAGAGAGCATGAAATACTTGCTGAGATTAGGGATGCTGTCTTCTCTTTTATACGTAAAATGGAACCTAAAAGAGTAATGGATACCATGCTTGTTTCTCGTGTTAGGATTTTGTATATCAGATCCTTGCTTGCTAGGTCACCTGAGCTTCAATCCATCAAG GTATCCCCTGTTGAATGCTTCTTAGAAAAGGCAAATTCTGGGCGTAGTAGGAGTTCTAGCCGTGGTAGTAGCCCTGGAAGGTCTCCCGCGCGGTATGTTGATGAGCAAATCCAGGGTTTCAAAGTGAACATAAAGCCGGAAAAGAAATCAAAGTTTTCCTCTGTGGTATTGAAGCTTCGAGGTATTGACCAG GAGACCTGGAGGCAGCATGTAACTGGAGGAAAACTTAGAGAAATTACAGAGGAGGCCAAAAGTTTTGCTGTCGGAAACAAGTCTCTTGCTGCTCTTTTTGTCCACACCCCTGCTGGTGAGCTGCAACGGCAAATCAGATCTTGGCTTGCTGAGAACTTTGAGTTTCTCTCTATTACTGGTGATGATGCTCTGGGAGGAACGGCTGGCCAATTAGAGCTTCTCTCTACTGCAATTATGGATGGTTGGATGGCGGGACTTGGTGCGGCTATGCCTCCCAATACGGATGCTCTAGGCCAGCTTCTGTCGGAGTACACAAAGCGTGTTTACACTTCACAATTGCAACATTTGAAG GACATTGCTGGCACCTTGGCAACAGAAGAGGCAGAGGACTCGGCACATGTAACGAAACTGCGTTCGGCCCTTGAATCAGTTGATCATAAGAGAAGAAAG ATTTTGCAACAAATGAGAAATGACGAGGCCTTGCTAGCACTGGAAGGTGGCGGTTCACCTGTTCGGAATCCTTCTACTGCTGCTGAAGATGCAAGATTAGCTTCTCTGATTTCCCTTGATAGCATTTTGAAGCTAGTCAAG GATATAATAAGGCAAACGTCTGTGAAGTCCTTGAGGAGAAGCAAGAAGAAGGCATTGTTGACATCCTTAGACGAGCTTACGGAGAGGATGCCTTCTCTCCTTGAAATTGATCATCCCTGTGCGCGGAAGCAAATTGCAGATGCTCGTCGTGCAGTTGAG TCGACCCCCGAGGAAGATGACCAAGTGGAATCTAACCCTTCTCGAACTGCTGAGCTGGGGTCTTCTGGAGAAACCGATGTGGCGCAATGGAATGTGCTGCAGTTCAACACGGGTTCAACAACGCCGTTCATCATCAAGTGTGGGGCAAATTCGAACTCAGAGCTAGTGATCAAAGCAGACGCCCGAGTCCAGGAACCCAAGGGCGGTGAGATTGTGAGAGTAGTCCCGAGACCTTCTGTCCTTGAGAACCTCAGCTTGGAGGATATGAAACAGATATTCTCTCAGCTCCCTGAGGCCCTGAGCTTGCTTGCCTTAGCTAGGACCGCTGATGGGACACGTGCCAGGTACTCAAGACTGTACCGCACGCTTGCTATGAAGGTCCCCTCTCTTAGGGACCTGATTGGTGAGTTAGAAAAAGGTGGTGTCTTAAAGGACGTGCGGCCGTGA
- the LOC116192222 gene encoding MADS-box protein SVP-like, protein MAREKICIRKIENATARHVTFSKRRRGLFKKAEELSVLCDADVGLIIFSSAGKLFEFSSSSMSDILERYRLLSKNLEKLQQPSQDTPLLENGGSSGLSKEVVDESHKLRLMRGEELQGLNTDKLDQLEKALEEGLKRVITKKTEKITTEIQDLQQKGTELALQKGKLSQQVAEIRRLKQVAANSETSSEEDQSSELPTHGSSSNCSNTSLKLGLPYIG, encoded by the exons ATGGCGAGGGAGAAGATATGCATACGGAAGATCGAGAACGCGACGGCGAGGCACGTGACTTTCTCGAAGCGGAGGAGGGGGCTCTTCAAGAAGGCCGAGGAGCTGTCAGTGCTCTGCGATGCTGACGTCGGCCTCATCATCTTCTCCTCCGCCGGCAAGCTCTTCGAGTTCTCCAGCTCGAG CATGTCGGATATACTAGAAAGGTATCGTCTGCTGTCCAAGAATCTCGAGAAATTGCAGCAGCCCTCCCAGGACACGCCG TTGTTGGAGAATGGTGGATCATCGGGGTTAAGCAAGGAAGTTGTGGATGAAAGTCACAAATTGAG GCTGATGAGAGGAGAGGAGCTCCAGGGATTAAACACAGACAAACTGGATCAGCTGGAAAAAGCACTGGAAGAGGGACTGAAACGAGTGATCACAAAGAAG ACAGAAAAGATTACGACAGAAATACAAGACCTTCAGCAAAAG GGAACAGAACTGGCCCTGCAAAAGGGGAAACTAAGCCAACAG gTTGCTGAAATACGTCGACTGAAGCAAGTTGCTGCTAATTCGGAAACTAGCAGTGAAGAAGACCAGTCCTCTGAGTTGCCCACTCATGGATCGAGCTCCAATTGCTCGAACACTTCTCTAAAGCTTGG GCTGCCGTACATTGGTTGA